The Erigeron canadensis isolate Cc75 chromosome 4, C_canadensis_v1, whole genome shotgun sequence genome window below encodes:
- the LOC122596483 gene encoding glutamate receptor 3.2-like isoform X2 encodes MRSLVMLLYVLVVGTFTFVDSKTDVIVNIGAILTSKSINGRVSTIAMKAAVDDVNSDPNILPGKRLSLSIHDANYSGFLSIVGALKYMEDDIVAVIGPQSSVMAHVLSNLANELHVPFLSFTALDPSLSPLQYPYFIQTAPNDLYQMTAIAEMISYFGYREVSAIFTDDDQFRNSIYTLGDVLSERRCKLSYKAPLPPDASLSPQDIHDALVNVRSMESRVIVVHTYSNTGLSIFNTAKTLGMMKKGYIWIATTWLSTVLDSTGIPPNNVSSIQGVLSLRPHTRDSYQKNDFLNRWKILSNGSVGLNPYGLYAYDTVWMIARAIDKFFNEGGSISFSNDSRLVDLKGTKGLNLGALSFFDGGKQLLSNLLETNMTGLTGDVWFNPDQSLVHPAFDIINMVGNQGLVLGYWSNYSGLSVQSPEILYAKPANRSSSNQRLRGVIWPGNTKEKPRGWEFSNNGRPLRIGVPLRVSFKETVTQVNGSHEIRGFSIDVFRAAVKLILYPVPYEFIMFGDGLKNPSYTELVNKVAYNVFDAAVGDIAIVTNRTKAVDFTQPYIESGLVVVVPIKKIDSSAWAFLRPFTPLMWVVTLAFFIVVGAVVWILEHRLNDEFRGPPKKQLVTIVWFTLSTMFFSHRENTLSTLGRMVLFIWLFVVLIINSSYTASLTSILTVQQLSSPIRGIESLITTNERIGFQVGSFAENYLMEELNIPKSRLIPLGSPQEYAEKLEQGFVAAIVDERPYIDLFLANHCSFQVVGQEFTKSGHFKRTPH; translated from the exons ATGAGGAGTCTAGTGATGTTGTTATATGTGTTGGTTGTTGGAACATTTACATTTGTGGATTCAAAAACCGATGTGATTGTGAATATTGGAGCTATTTTGACATCTAAAAGCATAAATGGAAGGGTGTCAACTATTGCCATGAAGGCTGCTGTTGATGATGTCAATTCTGATCCCAACATTTTGCCCGGAAAACGATTGAGTCTTTCGATTCATGATGCAAACTACAGTGGTTTTCTCAGCATTGTTGGTG CATTAAAGTATATGGAGGATGATATCGTGGCTGTTATCGGTCCACAAAGTTCTGTAATGGCTCATGTACTTTCAAATCTTGCAAATGAACTACACGTCCCGTTTTTGTCATTCACAGCCTTAGACCCGTCACTTTCCCCACTTCAATACCCATATTTCATCCAAACAGCCCCTAATGACCTGTATCAAATGACTGCCATTGCTGAAATGATAAGTTATTTTGGTTATAGAGAAGTATCTGCCATATTCACTGACGATGACCAATTTAGAAATAGTATATATACGTTAGGTGATGTACTTTCAGAAAGGCGTTGCAAGCTCTCTTATAAAGCACCATTACCACCCGACGCAAGTTTATCTCCACAAGATATTCATGATGCATTGGTGAATGTAAGGTCAATGGAATCTCGGGTCATTGTTGTACATACTTACTCTAATACAGGTCTATCTATTTTCAATACTGCCAAGACTCTTGGCATGATGAAAAAGGGATATATTTGGATTGCTACCACTTGGTTATCAACTGTTTTGGATTCTACTGGTATTCCTCCCAACAATGTATCATCTATACAAGGGGTTCTGTCCCTTCGGCCGCACACTAGAGATTCATATCAAAAGAATGATTTTTTAAACAGATGGAAGATTTTGAGTAATGGGTCAGTTGGGTTGAACCCATATGGTTTATATGCTTATGATACAGTTTGGATGATTGCACGTGCAATTGACAAGTTTTTCAATGAAGGGGGCAGTATCTCATTCTCAAATGATTCTCGTTTGGTTGATTTAAAAGGAACAAAAGGTTTAAATCTTGGAGCACTTAGCTTTTTTGATGGTGGAAAACAATTGCTTAGCAATTTATTGGAGACAAATATGACTGGTTTGACTGGAGATGTTTGGTTCAATCCTGACCAGTCCTTGGTGCACCCTGCTTTCGATATAATCAACATGGTTGGGAACCAGGGTTTGGTTCTTGGATACTGGTCGAACTACTCTGGGCTATCAGTTCAGTCTCCAGAGATTCTTTATGCAAAACCAGCCAATCGCTCTTCTTCTAATCAACGTTTGAGAGGTGTTATATGGCCCGGGAACACAAAAGAGAAGCCTCGTGGATGGGAATTTTCAAATAATGGGAGACCGTTACGGATTGGAGTCCCACTAAGAGTTAGCTTTAAAGAAACTGTTACACAAGTCAACGGTTCACATGAAATCCGAGGATTTAGTATAGATGTTTTTCGTGCTGCAGTAAAGTTAATTTTATATCCAGTTCCATATGAGTTTATCATGTTTGGAGACGGTCTCAAGAACCCAAGCTACACCGAGCTTGTGAATAAAGTTGCATACAAT GTGTTTGATGCTGCTGTTGGTGATATTGCGATTGTCACTAACCGTACAAAGGCCGTAGACTTCACACAGCCGTATATAGAGTCTGGTTTAGTTGTGGTCGTCCCCATCAAGAAAATAGACTCGAGTGCTTGGGCTTTCTTGCGTCCTTTTACTCCACTGATGTGGGTTGTCACCTTAGCTTTCTTCATTGTTGTTGGGGCTGTGGTGTGGATACTGGAACATAGATTGAATGATGAATTCAGAGGCCCACCCAAGAAACAGTTGGTCACAATCGTGTG GTTTACCTTGTCAACTATGTTTTTCTCACATA GAGAAAACACGCTGAGCACACTTGGTAGGATGGTTCTCTTCATCTGGCTTTTTGTAGTTCTGATTATTAACTCAAGTTACACCGCTAGCCTTACATCAATTTTAACTGTGCAACAACTTTCATCACCCATTAGGGGAATCGAATCACTGATAACGACCAATGAACGTATTGGGTTTCAAGTAGGCTCATTTGCAGAAAATTATTTGATGGAAGAACTTAACATACCAAA